The sequence TCTTTTAAAACCTCTTCACCACTTGCACCAGGCAGCATTAAGTCAAGCAGTACAAGCGTATAAGCCTTTTCTTTTATATCTAGAAGCAGCTTTGCCTCTGTTCCTGAAAATGCCTGTTCGCATGTATAACCTGCCTTCCTAAGTACCTCACAAAGAAGGTTATTAATATTTATATCATCCTCTACAATTAGTATATTAGGCATAATTTTTACTCCTGTCCGATATTGTTTTATCACTGATTCCCTGTTTAATCTATATCATAATATTAACATAAATCATATTGTTTCATAGTTTCTACATTTCGATATTCATGCTTCTCATAATATCCTATCAGCTTACCTTCATCTCTGAGTGCTACCATGTAAACATCTTTATTCTGTTTCGCGTTTATTTTTCACATTATAACATCTATCAAATTGATCCGCACTAAAAAAGGACGCAGAATCTCTCCCACGTCCTCAAGACTATCTGGCTTTATCTTCTCTCACCTTCGATACTTCCTTTATTTCATATCTATACGATATAAATTAAGTCTCTCCTGTTTCGTATATCTCCTTAATATAAAAATGCTATTTTATTTAGCGTTTACTTTTCTTCTCCTTATATGGTTCTGACAAATCAAGAAACTCTAACATATACATATCCCTAAGAACACCTGTCATATCTTTACTTTCGATTGCAGATGTGGCTTTTCCATTAGATAAAAGCAACCTCTCATAATATCCACTATCAATCTATCTCACCAGTTCTTTTGCCTTATATTTTTCCTTTGACGCAAGTTTTAGATAAAATTCTTTTTCTTCATAGCTTTTTGTTTTAGAAATAATATTACTAATATGTATGAAGCATATTTTGGAATGAATCCTGCTGATCCTTTCTCCTCACTTACTGATGAAGGCAGGGAAAAGGCTATGGATTATATCAATCTGCTCCACGCATCCGGAATGTATGAAAAGCAAACTGCTAAAATAATTCCATTCCGAAGCATTGATATTTTTGAAAATGCAGTATCAGCTGGAACCGGCAACTTCCTTGTAGATGGACCAAAAGAGACTGTACGAATAGATGAATCTCTTCTACCAGAAGATACTACTTTCGGTGTATGCATTAGTGGTGACAGTATGGAACCTGAATTCCACGATGGTCAGATTGCATGGGTATTACAACAGGAATCTGTTGCTAATGGAGAAATCGGCATCTTCGCTCTAAACGGAGAAGCCTATATTAAGAAGTTAAAAGACGATAAAGACGGAATTTTCCTTATCTCACTCAATGAAAAGTATGCACCTATCAAGGTTGGAGAAAATGACCGCTTAGACATATTTGGAAAAGTTCTTGGAAAATCTGATGCTTCTGCTATCACAGGACATTGCTGATAAAATTGCAAGTCCTTTTTATCGGACACATTATTTTGCATAATGACAATAAGAAAATATCTATAGAACTGAAAGAAGGGATTTTTATGGCGGTTACCAATAATATCAGAGAAATCCGGGAGCAGCGTGGCATTTACCAGGATGACCTTGCCGCTGCTATCGGATACAGCACCAAAACTGTCGGCAGGATAGAGCGTGGGGACAGTACCCCATCTGCCGAATTTATGCTGCGAATATCAAAGTACTTTAATATGCTGGTGGAAGATGTATTCCATGTAGAGGATTGAGCTGAGCTGGGGAGAACCCCTAGCTCAGTCTCTATTATGGTGGTATTATTATAACTTAACAGTGCTACTTTGTATTTGAATATCGTTTGCTAATAAATTCTATCATA is a genomic window of [Eubacterium] eligens ATCC 27750 containing:
- a CDS encoding S24 family peptidase, which translates into the protein MYEAYFGMNPADPFSSLTDEGREKAMDYINLLHASGMYEKQTAKIIPFRSIDIFENAVSAGTGNFLVDGPKETVRIDESLLPEDTTFGVCISGDSMEPEFHDGQIAWVLQQESVANGEIGIFALNGEAYIKKLKDDKDGIFLISLNEKYAPIKVGENDRLDIFGKVLGKSDASAITGHC
- a CDS encoding helix-turn-helix transcriptional regulator yields the protein MAVTNNIREIREQRGIYQDDLAAAIGYSTKTVGRIERGDSTPSAEFMLRISKYFNMLVEDVFHVED